TCGGGACCTGCAGCCCAGAGACCTTGGTTGTGCAATTCACGGCGACCGCCTGCGCGGTCCCTTCACGCAGCGGCGCAGCGATCGTGGCGTTTCCGCGGGGTTGCACGCACTCGATCTTCGGCATGCACGCCAGTTCTCGTTTCTCGACGCACTTTTGAAATCCGCGGGCGACGGCCAGCGTCAGCCCGCCGCCGCCGGCCTGGCAAAATACGTGGTCCGGCGGCGACGGCAATTGTTCGGCCAGCTCAAAGGCAATCGTCTCCACGCCGGACATACCCGCGGGGCTATAGCAATAGGCGCTGATCTCGAGCGCCGCATTTGTCTGCGATGCCAACTGCTGGAGATATTCGAAGACACGCGTTGTCAGTTGTGGGTCAACGCCGAAACCACGCACCCGGATCAACTGCGCACCGTAGGCCTGCATCTGCAGCAACTTGCCCGAGGGCGCGCCTTCGACGATGGCGATGCGGCATTCGATCCCGGCCCTGGCACAATAAGCGGCCAGCGCCGCGCCGGTGTTGCCGCTGGAAGTCGCCACGCAGGCCTGTTTTCCCTCGGCGACCATTTTCGAAACCGCCACCGCGGCGAAGCGGTCTTTGTACGATCCCGAGGGGTTGGCCGCTTCGACCTTGAACCACAGATTCGCGAGTCCCGCGTCGGGCCCCAAGCGGCGCGAGCGCACGACGGGCGTGTTCCCCTCGCCGAGCGACAAACGGCTTTTCTCCGGCACGCTGTCAATGCGATCGGCCCAGCGCCAAAGGCTCATGGGAAGTCTCCCGGCAATTGCTTGGCGCATAAACTCTTGGGCATATGCTGCCGCTGCCAGCCGCCATCGGCCGTCAAGGTGGTCGCGGTCAGGTAAGAAGCGTCCTCGCTGGCGGCGAAGGCGATCAGCCGCGCAATCTCGACCGCCGTTCCCCAGCGGCCGAGCATAATCATGTCCTCGCTGTACTGGCGCGTCAGTCGCGAGGCGTCCTCGCCCTCGCCCTCGGGATAGTCGTTACTCATTTCGGTGTCGATCGCGCCGGGGCTGACGGTGAGGACGCGAATGCCGCGCGGTCCGTACAGCGCCGCCAGTTCATACGTCAGCGATTCCAGCGCGCCCTTCGCGGCGATGTAGGCCGGGCTGATGCCCGCGACTTGGCGGGACATCATGCTCGATACGTTGATGATCACGCCGCTGCGCCGCTGTTCCATCGAGGCCGCGGCCCACCGCGCCAGGAAAGCGGGCGTCGTCAGGCAAATCCTCAGCGTGCGTTCCCAGCTTTCCAGCGTGATGTGCCGCATCGAGATCAACTCTCGCCAGGCGGCGTTGTTCACCAGCACGTCGATCCGGCCGAACTCGGCGATCGACTGCTCGACAATCTGCCTGGCGAAGTCGAGATCGGCCAGGTCGCCGGCCACGACGCGCGCGCGCCGGCCCGATTTCTCGATCGAATCGCGCACCCGGTCGAGCGCCGCGCGATCGCGGGCCGTGATGGTCAAATCGTATCCCCGCGCGGCCAGCTCAAGGGCCGTCGCTTCGCCGATCCCGCGTGACGCGCCGGTCACGATGGCAACGCGTGCAGTCATGGCCCCTCCTCGCAAATCCACCGCGTGGCGCGGTGCTGAAAACAATCCGTGGTGAAGGCGCGCGGCTTGTGTTCCATATTGCGGAATACTATATTCTAAATAATGGAAAGCACAACCGTCATCAAGGCGCTCGGACTGCTCGAGGCG
The genomic region above belongs to Pirellulales bacterium and contains:
- a CDS encoding pyridoxal-phosphate dependent enzyme, translated to MSLWRWADRIDSVPEKSRLSLGEGNTPVVRSRRLGPDAGLANLWFKVEAANPSGSYKDRFAAVAVSKMVAEGKQACVATSSGNTGAALAAYCARAGIECRIAIVEGAPSGKLLQMQAYGAQLIRVRGFGVDPQLTTRVFEYLQQLASQTNAALEISAYCYSPAGMSGVETIAFELAEQLPSPPDHVFCQAGGGGLTLAVARGFQKCVEKRELACMPKIECVQPRGNATIAAPLREGTAQAVAVNCTTKVSGLQVPSVLDGDEVVRACRASGGTGHLVEDGEVYETQRRLAREEGLFCEPAAAVSVVAALRAARNGELAPEKTVVCLLTGSAFKDSPSLANMAGPECPLLELSELPW
- a CDS encoding SDR family oxidoreductase encodes the protein MTARVAIVTGASRGIGEATALELAARGYDLTITARDRAALDRVRDSIEKSGRRARVVAGDLADLDFARQIVEQSIAEFGRIDVLVNNAAWRELISMRHITLESWERTLRICLTTPAFLARWAAASMEQRRSGVIINVSSMMSRQVAGISPAYIAAKGALESLTYELAALYGPRGIRVLTVSPGAIDTEMSNDYPEGEGEDASRLTRQYSEDMIMLGRWGTAVEIARLIAFAASEDASYLTATTLTADGGWQRQHMPKSLCAKQLPGDFP